From Xiphophorus couchianus chromosome 4, X_couchianus-1.0, whole genome shotgun sequence, a single genomic window includes:
- the fgf7 gene encoding fibroblast growth factor 7, producing the protein MRKWMLTWNLQSLLSGLYLHAIFLFGSVCVVYSDCTPEQRVAIMNCSKHERHTRNYDYMEGGDVRIRQLFSGTQWFLTIDDSGNITGTQDPTNCYSILEIRTVSEGPTLAIKAVKSQYYICMNKAGNLQAKKTYSKNCDFKEGFLENHYNAYSSAKWTEKAMFIALNQRGRPMRGKRTRKASVASHFIPMKCWEEERRVE; encoded by the exons ATGCGCAAATGGATGCTGACATGGAACCTTCAAAGTCTGCTCTCAGGACTCTACCTGCACGCGATCTTTCTGTTTGGCAGCGTGTGTGTGGTCTACAGTGACTGCACCCCCGAGCAACGCGTTGCCATCATGAACTGCTCTAAACACGAGCGCCACACCAGGAACTATGATTACATGGAGGGAGGAGATGTGCGCATTCGACAGCTGTTCAGCGGCACGCAGTGGTTCCTCACGATTGATGACTCGGGCAACATTACGGGAACTCAAGATCCTACCAACTGCTACA GTATCCTGGAGATCAGAACGGTGTCCGAGGGGCCCACGCTGGCCATCAAAGCTGTAAAGAGCCAGTATTACATCTGCATGAACAAGGCTGGAAATCTGCAAGCCAAG AAGACCTACAGCAAAAACTGCGACTTTAAGGAGGGTTTCCTAGAGAACCACTACAATGCTTACTCCTCTGCAAAGTGGACTGAAAAGGCAATGTTCATAGCGCTAAATCAGAGGGGGCGGCCAATGAGGGGGAAGAGGACCAGGAAGGCAAGCGTAGCTTCTCACTTCATCCCGATGAAATGctgggaggaggagaggagagtgGAGTGA